In Eleginops maclovinus isolate JMC-PN-2008 ecotype Puerto Natales chromosome 10, JC_Emac_rtc_rv5, whole genome shotgun sequence, the following proteins share a genomic window:
- the ccdc78 gene encoding coiled-coil domain-containing protein 78, whose product MEKQDKQTTSNERLQALTEENQLRDRNERLFTKVGYLEGRLGYLASSNTDLSCRLIQSEEDKLKISKELVEEKIQTNKMREQFEEEKFDLKNKLLNQASEITELEMERDNLSRALQSAEACLKVGEKSGQDLTEEYTALKKSYRALADAHDKEQVQSEKLSAELLALAQAQDALRRQLEEQQQSVETTTQGLHSELDRVRVLISSMSHNKVKVRHFDKEQTSMEKSLLGNQDEIKEMLEKMKNSYEDQQKKLEEKVVEMGKEHQEDKKAIRNHQQELSEQSAALMCSQSQVKEAEEENSKLQLQVKELNEEYRSRLVCYLQDLAEYIDGLGKGKNPPKASKLRSHVDSMLQDVRSSYRAREEQLASAARSYKKRLQKITKTHHALLIAYRVQREQILAQPESSLDPGPPEAHFSLEPSELRDEMEQELQQLRQDKARLEAQLQTAREQVAALKMPDQNSSHHQLACKESWSDLRKQLKEISDSMLVSFEKERALLITRVTVAVAQVSELQDYIDNHLGRYKGEISQLCRLHDIQEAGRSQSANTTLH is encoded by the exons ATGGAAAAACAGGACAAGCAAACAACTTCAAATGAGCGACTTCAGGCTTTAACTGAAGAAAAT CAGCTGCGAGATAGAAATGAACGCCTTTTCACCAAAGTGGGCTACCTGGAGGGCAGACTGGGCTACCTGGCCAGCTCCAACACAGATCTGTCCTGCAGGCTGATCCAAAGTGAGGAGGACAAACTCAAG ATATCTAAGGAGCTTGTGGAGGAGAAAATCCAGACAAACAAAATGAGAGAGCAGTTTGAAGAGGAAAAGTTTGATCTGAAAAACAAG CTATTGAATCAAGCCAGTGAAATAACAGAGCTTGAGATGGAGCGAGACAACCTATCCAGGGCACTCCAGTCTGCTGAGGCTTGTCTAAAAGTGGGAGAGAAGAGTGGCCAAGACCTGACAGAGGAGTACACTGCCCTGAAGAAGAGTTACCGGGCTCTGGCTGACGCCCACGATAAAGAGCAGGTCCAAAGTGAGAAGCTGAGTGCTGAGCTGCTGGCTCTGGCCCAGGCCCAGGACGCCCTCCGCAGGCAGCtcgaggagcagcagcagagtgtggaGACCACCACCCAGGGGCTGCACAGTGAGCTGGACCGGGTGCGGGTCTTGATCAGCAGCATGTCACATAACAAAGTCAAGGTGAGACA CTTTGACAAGGAGCAAACATCTATGGAAAAATCT CTTCTTGGAAACCAAGATGAGATCAAAGAAATGctggagaaaatgaaaaacagctaCGAGGATCAACAGAAGAAACTGGAGGAGAAAGT GGTTGAAATGGGTAAAGAGCATCAGGAGGACAAGAAAGCGATCCGTAACCATCAGCAGGAACTGTCTGAGCAGAGTGCT GCCCTGATGTGCTCTCAGAGCCAAGTAAAGGAGGCGGAAGAGGAAAACTCAAAGCTGCAGCTTCAAGTGAAAGAGCTAAATGAGGAATACCGCTCAAGACTTGTGTGCTACTTACAAGACTTAGCT gAGTATATCGACGGACTAGGAAAAGGTAAAAACCCACCAAAGGCTTCAAAGTTGAGGTCACACGTTGACAGCATGCTCCAGGATGTGCGTTCCTCTTACAGAGCGAGGGAGGAACAGCTGGCCTCCGCTGCTCGCTCCTATAAGAAGAGACTTCAGAAGATCACCAAGACCCATCATGCTCTCCTGATTGCATACAG GGTTCAGAGGGAGCAGATCTTGGCCCAACCAGAAAGCAGTCTTGACCCCGGTCCTCCAGAAGCCCACTTCAGCCTGGAGCCCTCTGAGCTCAGAGATGAAATGGAGCAGGAGCTCCAGCAGCTCCGTCAGGACAAGGCGAGGCTGGAGGCTCAGCTGCAGACGGCCCGGGAACAG GTGGCTGCCCTCAAAATGCCCGATCAGAATTCGAGCCATCACCA ATTGGCATGCAAGGAATCCTGGTCGGACTTAAGGAAGCAGCTGAAGGAGATCTCAGACTCTATGCTG GTAAGCTTTGAAAAGGAACGCGCTCTTCTCATCACCAGGGTTACAGTTGCTGTGGCGCAGGTGTCAGAGTTGCAGGACTATATTGACAATCACCTGGGCAG GTATAAGGGAGAAATCTCACAgctctgcagactgcacgacataCAGGAGGCCGGGCGTTCCCAGAGTGCTAATACAACTCTTCACTAA
- the metrn gene encoding meteorin encodes MPAFGVWINAIWILLFAGFDLAFSSYSEDQCSWRGSGLSQQKGSVEQISLHCSEGTLDWLYPKGALRLSLSPRLPSVAVGPGGSSSGLITACVKPSEQFHGAQLYLERDGVLELLISDRLESSPPPRVRCFSRLPGERVALFLQATPHPDISRRIASFRYELRGDWTARLSLDSNPISSEEACRPCNNTEILMAVCTSDFVVRGNIRSVVEDDNLRAAVIKVSATRVFRQKYALFTGNSRLTTRGEVRTLLQCGVKPGPGSFLFTGRVHFGEAWLGCAPRYKDFQRAYVAAKAAQQIPCELPVD; translated from the exons ATGCCTGCTTTCGGAGTTTGGATTAACGCAATTTGGATTTTACTTTTCGCCGGTTTTGACTTGGCTTTTTCAAGCTATTCTGAAGACCAGTGCAGCTGGAGAGGAAG TGGTTTGTCCCAGCAGAAGGGCAGCGTGGAGCAGATCTCCCTCCACTGCTCTGAGGGCACACTGGACTGGCTGTATCCCAAAGGGGCCCTGCGCCTCAGCCTGTCACCCCGCCTGCCCTCTGTGGCGGTGGGGCCTGGCGGCAGCAGCTCGGGCCTCATCACGGCCTGCGTGAAGCCCTCAGAGCAGTTCCACGGAGCCCAGCTCTACCTGGAGAGGGACGGGGTCCTGGAGCTCCTGATAAGCGACCGGCTTGAGTCCTCCCCACCACCGAGGGTCCGATGCTTCAGCCGCCTGCCTGGGGAGAGGGTGGCTCTCTTCCTGCAGGCGACTCCTCATcctgacatcagcaggaggatCGCATCCTTCCGCTACGAGCTGAGAGGAGACTGGACCGCCCGCCTGTCACTGGACTCCAACCCCATCAGCAGTGAAG AGGCGTGCAGACCCTGCAACAACACTGAGATTCTGATGGCCGTGTGCACCAGTGACTTTG TCGTGCGAGGAAACATCCGATCAGTGGTGGAAGACGATAACCTACGAGCGGCGGTGATCAAGGTCAGCGCCACCCGGGTGTTTCGTCAGAAGTACGCCCTATTCACCGGCAACAGTCGCCTCACTACCCGCGGGGAAGTCAGGACTCTGCTGCAGTGCGGCGTCAAACCGGGGCCCGGAAGCTTCCTCTTCACCGGCCGGGTCCACTTCGGAGAGGCCTGGTTGGGCTGTGCTCCCCGCTACAAGGACTTCCAGCGGGCTTACGTGGCAGCCAAAGCAGCCCAGCAGATACCCTGTGAACTGCCGGTAGACTGA